A stretch of Corallococcus exiguus DNA encodes these proteins:
- a CDS encoding gluzincin family metallopeptidase, whose translation MRVGGTGRWSLLPALLAVTVLLSACAAAPKKADSPTATLALPGGEFLFEHSAKDTQAADMVRRAVENAAPSLARWGIFQEPVTLVIHPNHAALERAARRSGYDFLRAWARYEQVEVQSPRTWTRAGATQKQVDELLLHELTHSLMWQASASVSDWTKKGIPIWFSEGMASYTAGQGYRVPSLEDLSRFLHQYPQADPLARAESLYETENATVYGAAHHAFTFLMERYGEARVRGVLASMRRGQDFTGGFLEAIGLPVDAFLRDFRRYVYLRGFKGGRLTPPLVLPRPEGRGIPGNPKLPAPSTPHSPTSTPPDTTPVAPSPTS comes from the coding sequence CCGCGCCGAAGAAGGCCGACAGCCCCACCGCCACGCTGGCGCTGCCCGGCGGTGAGTTCCTCTTCGAGCACTCCGCGAAGGACACCCAGGCCGCGGACATGGTCCGCCGCGCCGTGGAGAACGCCGCGCCGAGCCTGGCCCGCTGGGGCATCTTCCAGGAGCCCGTCACCCTGGTCATCCACCCGAACCACGCCGCCCTGGAGCGCGCCGCACGCCGCTCCGGCTACGACTTCCTGCGAGCCTGGGCCCGCTACGAGCAGGTGGAGGTCCAGAGCCCCCGCACCTGGACGCGCGCCGGCGCCACCCAGAAGCAGGTGGACGAGCTGCTCCTGCACGAGCTCACCCACAGCCTCATGTGGCAGGCGTCCGCCTCCGTGTCGGACTGGACGAAGAAGGGCATCCCCATCTGGTTCAGCGAGGGCATGGCCTCGTACACCGCCGGCCAGGGCTACCGCGTCCCCAGCCTGGAGGACCTGTCCCGCTTCCTCCACCAGTACCCCCAGGCGGATCCGCTCGCCCGCGCCGAGTCGCTCTACGAGACCGAGAACGCCACCGTCTACGGCGCCGCCCACCACGCCTTCACCTTCCTCATGGAGCGCTACGGAGAGGCGCGCGTCCGGGGCGTCCTCGCCTCCATGCGCCGGGGCCAGGACTTCACCGGAGGCTTCCTGGAGGCCATCGGGCTGCCCGTGGATGCCTTCCTCCGCGACTTCCGCCGCTACGTGTACCTGCGGGGCTTCAAGGGGGGCCGGCTGACCCCACCCCTGGTCCTTCCACGCCCGGAAGGGCGCGGAATTCCTGGGAATCCCAAGCTCCCAGCGCCGTCTACCCCACATTCGCCCACTTCCACGCCCCCGGACACAACTCCGGTGGCCCCAAGCCCGACAAGTTGA